The following are encoded in a window of Cydia strobilella chromosome 1, ilCydStro3.1, whole genome shotgun sequence genomic DNA:
- the LOC134747455 gene encoding uncharacterized protein LOC134747455, whose translation MRAFVAILTLALWPVCARRLDVPPEVLAALRIEGTPVGKLVTCGQALGPAKCLSALSAWRASNAAEHLLNDREQTFNLTEDVERFPWQKYTNTSDDQIYSELCDGAKKLLQFRSLKLNVGSGYSLQLNSRENGALNVDVYSVSDNDVESARSSMKKLRKRFYSIVPLLLIPGLIMSAILPFMLPALKMMVMGVVMLNNMALTSAVFTLLRNNAFNDNYHHKKIIYTNDGYKNQHYEHHETQNHEAVDNFEEINNGEDFNIVEEPNQKWMDEFLGNENKFFNIHAYRSRRIGNKKRKRNRRHRN comes from the exons ATGCGCGCTTTCGTTGCCATTCTCACACTCGCCTTGTGGCCGGTGTGCGCTCGCAGGCTCGACGTGCCGCCCGAGGTACTTGCCGCACTGCGTATCGAAGGCACGCCGGTCGGAAAACTAGTGACATGCGGCCAAGCACTCGGCCCCGCGAAATGCCTGAGCGCACTGAGCGCTTGGCGCGCTTCAAACGCCGCCGAACACCTACTCAACGACAGGGAACAAACATTCAACCTAACAGAGGACGTCGAGAGATTTCCATGGCAGAAATACACTAATACCTCTGACGACCAGATATATTCGGAACTGTGTGATGGCGCGAAAAAGTTGCTTCAGTTTCGATCGCTGAAGTTAAACGTAGGTTCTGGGTACTCGTTACAACTGAACTCTAGAGAAAACGGGGCTCTCAATGTGGATGTCTATTCAG TTTCAGACAATGACGTTGAGTCTGCGCGCAGCTCGATGAAGAAATTAAGAAAGCGGTTCTACTCGATAGTTCCGTTGCTTCTCATACCGGGACTCATCATGTCGGCCATCCTGCCGTTCATGCTGCCAGCGCTCAAGATGATGGTCATGGGCGTGGTGATGCTCAACAACATGGCGCTCACCAGCGCCGTCTTCACGCTCCTCCGGAACAACGCTTTCAACGACAACTACCACCACAAGAAAATCATCTACACCAACGACGGCTACAAGAACCAACATTATGAACACCATGAAACGCAAAACCATGAGGCCGTAGACAACTTTGAAGAAATAAACAACGGAGAAGACTTTAATATTGTCGAAGAACCGAACCAAAAGTGGATGGATGAATTTTTAGgtaatgaaaataaattctttaacatTCACGCATATAGGAGTAGGAGGATTGGCAATAAAAAACGGAAGAGGAATCGTCGTCATAGAAATTAG